The following coding sequences lie in one Mycobacterium sp. DL440 genomic window:
- the secA2 gene encoding accessory Sec system translocase SecA2, which yields MPKTSSAKPGRLSSKFWKLLGASTERNEARSLSEVKGAAEFEDKAAKLDDEQLTKAAKLLELADLAASADMPQFLALAREAADRTTGLRPFDVQLLGALRMLAGDIVEMATGEGKTLSGAIAAAGYAIGGRHVHVITINDYLAKRDAEWMGPLLEALGLTVGWITEDSTAEERRAAYECDVTYASVNEIGFDVLRDQLVTDVADLVSPNPDVALIDEADSVLVDEALVPLVLAGTSHREQPRVEVIRMVGDLVAGTDFDTDDDNRNVHLTEAGARKLEARLGNIDLYSEEHVATTLTEVNVALHAHVLLQRDVHYIVRDGAVHLINASRGRIASLQRWPDGLQAAVEAKEGIETTETGEVLDTITVQALINRYPTVCGMTGTALAAGEQLRQFYKLGVSPIPPNMPNVREDETDRVYLTEAAKNHAIVEHIAEVHETGQPVLVGTHDVAESEDLHRRLVKAGVPAVVLNAKNDAEEAAVIAEAGKLGSVTVSTQMAGRGTDIRLGGSDVGDDSAEKEKVADLGGLHVVGTGRHHTERLDNQLRGRAGRQGDPGSTVFFSSWEDEVVAAHLDDTKLPGETDEDGRVAAPKAAGLLDHAQRVAEGRLLDVHANTWRYNQLIAQQRAIIVERRETLLRTDTARQELEARSPERYAKLAEGLGEDAEERLTKICRLIMLYHLDRGWCDHLAFLADIRESIHLRALGRQNPLDEFHRMAVDAFASLAADAIEAAQQTFDTAEDIEDEPGIDLSKLARPTSTWTYMVHDNPLNDDTMSALSLPGVFR from the coding sequence GGCGCTCGCCCGCGAGGCCGCCGACCGGACGACTGGCCTGCGTCCCTTTGACGTACAGCTGCTCGGGGCGCTGCGCATGCTCGCCGGGGACATCGTGGAAATGGCCACCGGTGAGGGCAAGACCCTGTCCGGGGCGATCGCGGCGGCCGGCTACGCCATCGGCGGCCGGCACGTCCACGTCATCACCATCAACGACTATCTGGCCAAGCGCGACGCGGAATGGATGGGCCCGCTGCTGGAGGCGCTCGGCCTGACCGTCGGCTGGATCACCGAAGATTCGACGGCCGAAGAACGCCGCGCCGCCTACGAGTGCGACGTCACCTATGCGTCGGTCAACGAGATCGGCTTCGATGTCCTGCGTGATCAGCTGGTCACCGATGTCGCCGACCTGGTGTCGCCCAATCCCGATGTCGCGCTCATCGACGAGGCCGACTCGGTGCTGGTCGACGAGGCGCTGGTGCCGTTGGTGCTGGCCGGCACCAGCCACCGAGAGCAGCCCCGCGTGGAGGTCATCCGCATGGTCGGCGACCTCGTCGCCGGAACGGATTTTGACACCGACGACGACAACCGCAACGTCCACCTCACCGAGGCCGGTGCCCGCAAGCTGGAGGCTCGCCTGGGCAATATCGACCTGTACTCGGAGGAGCACGTCGCCACCACGCTCACCGAGGTCAATGTGGCCCTGCACGCGCACGTGCTGCTGCAGCGCGACGTGCACTACATCGTCCGCGACGGAGCGGTCCACCTGATCAACGCGTCCCGCGGGCGTATCGCCTCACTTCAGCGCTGGCCGGACGGCCTGCAGGCCGCGGTGGAGGCCAAGGAGGGCATCGAGACCACCGAGACCGGCGAGGTGCTCGACACCATCACGGTGCAGGCGCTGATCAACCGCTATCCGACGGTGTGCGGCATGACCGGTACCGCGCTGGCCGCCGGCGAACAGCTGCGCCAGTTCTACAAGCTCGGCGTGTCGCCGATTCCGCCGAACATGCCCAACGTCCGCGAGGACGAGACGGACCGGGTGTACCTCACCGAGGCCGCCAAGAACCATGCCATCGTCGAGCACATCGCCGAGGTGCACGAAACGGGCCAGCCCGTGCTGGTCGGCACCCACGACGTGGCCGAGTCCGAAGACCTGCACCGCAGGCTGGTCAAGGCCGGCGTCCCCGCCGTCGTGCTCAACGCGAAGAACGACGCCGAGGAGGCGGCTGTGATCGCCGAGGCGGGCAAGCTCGGTTCGGTCACGGTGTCGACGCAGATGGCCGGTCGCGGCACCGACATCCGGCTGGGCGGATCCGATGTGGGTGACGACTCGGCCGAGAAGGAGAAGGTCGCCGACCTCGGTGGGCTGCACGTGGTCGGCACGGGCCGGCATCACACCGAACGCCTGGACAACCAGTTGCGCGGGCGGGCCGGACGTCAGGGCGACCCCGGCTCGACGGTGTTCTTCTCCAGCTGGGAGGACGAGGTGGTGGCCGCCCACCTCGACGACACCAAGCTGCCGGGAGAAACCGACGAGGACGGCCGGGTCGCCGCACCCAAGGCCGCCGGTCTGCTGGACCACGCGCAGCGGGTCGCCGAGGGCAGGCTGCTCGACGTGCACGCCAACACCTGGCGCTACAACCAGCTCATCGCCCAGCAGCGCGCGATCATCGTGGAGCGTCGTGAAACCCTGCTGCGCACCGATACCGCACGCCAGGAGCTCGAAGCTCGGTCACCGGAGCGGTATGCGAAGTTGGCCGAGGGGCTGGGTGAGGATGCCGAGGAGAGGCTGACCAAGATCTGCCGGTTGATCATGCTCTATCACCTCGACCGTGGTTGGTGCGACCACCTGGCGTTCCTCGCCGACATCCGCGAGAGCATCCACCTGCGGGCGTTGGGACGGCAGAACCCGCTCGACGAGTTCCACCGGATGGCCGTCGACGCGTTCGCCTCGCTGGCCGCCGACGCCATCGAGGCCGCCCAGCAGACCTTCGACACCGCAGAGGATATCGAGGACGAGCCGGGTATCGATCTGTCCAAGCTGGCGCGGCCGACATCGACGTGGACGTACATGGTCCACGACAACCCGCTCAACGACGACACCATGTCGGCGCTGAGCCTGCCGGGTGTGTTCCGCTAG